The genomic window CTGTTCCAATTGCATCTTTAGCTTTTGTAAGAGCCTTAGAAGCAGCTATTTTGTAAGCCATTTCAGATGAGTCAACATCATGGTATGATCCATCAAATAATGTAGCTTTAATATCAATCATTGGGTAACCAGCTAAAATACCAGCAGCCATTTTTTCTTCAAGACCTTTTTGAATAGGTTTGATATATTCCTTAGGAATTTTACCACCGACGATTTTGTCAACGAATTCAAACCCACCATCTGGATTAGGTTCAAATTTAAGTCAAACATGACCATATTGTCCTTTACCACCAGATTGTTTGATGTGTTTTCCTTCAACCTCTGCTGTTTTTGTGATTGTTTCACGGTATGATACTTGAGGTGCTCCAACTTTAGCTTGAACACCAAATTCACGTTTAAGACGGTCAACAATAATGTCTAAGTGTAATTCACCCATTCCGGCAATAATTGTTTGTCCTGTTTCTTCATCTGTGTATGTTCTAAATGTTGGATCTTCAGCTGCTAATTTTTGTAATCCTAATGATAATTTTTCTGTAGCAGCTTTTGATTCTGGTTCAAGAGCTTGTGAAATAACTGGTTCTGGGAATACCATTTTTTCAAGAACAAGTTTTTCTGATTTTTCTGAAAGTAATGTATCTCCAGTTGTTGTAAATTTAAGTCCAACTGCAGCAGCAATATCTCCAGCACGACATTCATCGATTTCTACACGACTATTTGCATGCATTTGTAAGATACGCCCAATACGTTCTTTTTCACCTTTTGTTGAGTTGTAAACGTATGTACCTTTACTTAAAACTCCACGATAAACACGGAAGAATGTTAATGTTCCAACATAAGGATCGGTCATAACTTTGAATGCTAAAGCAGCGAATTCACCATCATCTGTTGATTCAACATTAACTTGTTTATCCTCATATTCAGCTTTAATAGCTGGAATATCAATAGGTGATGGTAAGTAATCAACAACGGCGTCGATCATCTTCTTAACACCTTTATTTTTAAATGATGTTCCACAAACAGCTGGGAAAAATTCACTTGTTAATGTAGCTTTACGGATAGCTTCTTTGAAAGTTACTTCATCAACTTCAGCTCCATCTAATACTAACATCATAAGATCTTCATCATAGTTAGCAACAGCTTCAAGTAATTCTTGACGTTTGATTTCAACAATATCTTTTAATTCTTCTGGAATTTCAATTTCAAATTCTTCTTCAACGGCTTCACCATTATATGTGAAAGCTCTTCTTGTTACTAAATCAACCATACCTTTAAAGTCAGCTTCTTGACCAATAGGTCATTGAATAGCAACTGCATTTCCACCTAAACGTGTTTTAACTGATTTAACCGCAGCAGCAAAGTCTGCTCCAGCTTTATCCATTTTGTTAACATAAACAATACGTGGAACTTTATAATTTGTAGCTTGTCTTCAAACTGTTTCAGTTTGAGGTTCAACTCCTGATTGAGCATCTAAAACCGCTACAGCACCATCTAATACACGTAATGAACGTTCAACCTCAACAGTAAAGTCAACGTGTCCTGGTGTATCGATAATGTTAATTCTTTTTCCTTTTCAGAAAGCTGTTGTAGCAGCTGATGTAATTGTGATACCACGTTCTTGTTCTTGAGCCATTCAGTCCATTTGGCTGGCTCCGTCGTGTGTTTCACCAATTTTGTGAATTTTACCTGTGTGGAATAAAATTCTTTCTGTTGTTGTTGTTTTTCCTGCATCAATGTGGGCCATAATACCGATGTTACGGTAGTCTTTTAAGTCAAATTCTCTAGCCATAAATTAGAGTTTTACTATCATCTAAAGTGAGCGAAAGCACGGTTGGCTTCAGCCATTTTGTGTGTATCTTCACGTTTTTTGATAGCTCCACCTGTTTTGTTTGATGCGTCGATGATTTCGTTAGCTAAACGAACATCCATTGTTTTTTCATTTCTAAGACGAGCATATTGAACTAATCATCTTAATGAAAGTGTTTGTTTTCTACGAGGAGAAACTTCGGTAGGAACTTGGTAGTTTGTCCCTCCAATTCTTCTTGTTCTGATTTCTAATTGTGGAGTAATATTTTCCACAGCTGCTAAGAAAACTTCCATTGGATCTTTTTGAGTTTTTTCTTTAACAATTTCAAATGCTGAGTATAAAATGTCTTGGGCGATTGATTTTTTACCATCTAACATAATAGTATTAATTAACTTTGTAATTAAAACTGAGTTAAAAACTGGATCTGCAAGAACTTCTCTTATAGGTGCACTTTTCTTTCTTGACATATTTTTCCTTTCTTTGAATTTTTAATTTTTGTTTTAGTTTCTTATATTAATTAATTTTATTTATTATGCTTTAGGTTTTTTAGTTCCGTATAAACTACGACCTTGCATACGCTTGTTTACACCAGCAGCATCTTGAGTTCCACGAACGATGTGGTATCTAACCCCAGGTAAGTCTTTAACACGTCCTCCACGGATTAAAACAACTGAGTGTTCTTGTAAGTTGTGTCCTTCTCCTGGAATATATGCAGTAACTTCCATTCCGTTTGATAATTTAACACGAGCATATTTACGTAATGCTGAGTTAGGTTTTTTAGGTGTCATTGTAGCTACACGAGTACATACACCACGTTTGAATGGAGAAGCCATTTTTTTAGCTTTTTTAATTAATGTGTTGTAGGTTACACTTAAAGCAGGAGCGTTTTGTTTCTTAATTTTTGATTCACGTCCATTTGTAACCAATTGGTTAATTGTAGGCATTTCATTTTCCTTTCTTTTTTATTTGTTAAACCTATTATAAATAACTGTATTATTATATAACAACTTACCCGAGTGTATCGATTTTTTTTAGTTTTTTTATTCCTATAAAATAGGTGTTTTCGTAAAAATAAAACAAAAAAACAAATACATTAAAATATTTGTTTCATTATTTTTCTGTTTTTGTATAAATATATATTTTTTCTGCTAATTCTTCTTTAGTTAGATCTTCATATCCAAAAATATTTAATTTCTCAGCAATCTTGAATAATTTTTGATTTGGTAATTCTAATAATTTTTTAATTTCTTCTTCTCTTTGCGAATCTTCTTTGGATATGTTTTTTTCTTTACTATGCGAAGATTTATTTATTTCAAACTCTTCGGTTTCATCAACCTCTTTTGCATTTTGTTGAGCTTCCTCATCTTTAATATTTTGATATGAATTTGGATTTCTATAAAAATCACCCATAAATGGATTGTACATTCCATAAGGATTATTAGGATTTTGACTCATGTTTTCCTTCATCATTTTCATAAATTCTTCTTGTTGCTTCATGAATTCGATTCTAATAAATGCTTTTCTAATGGCTGATACTTCTCTTCCCAATAAAATTCCAAAAATTATAGTTATGACTGATTGAAAAATATTTAACCCCATAATTGCCAGAGGGAATTTACCAATCACATTTACATTTTTATAAAAAATACTAAAATCATCAATTAAAGTAAGAAAATTAATAAGATTGATGAAAACTGTAAGATAAACTAGATAAACAACTAGTTGATTCAAATGTTTAAAATTTTTCTTATCATAAGAACTCTGAACACCAAAGACATAAAATACTAATAGTGCTAAATTATAGATAACTTGTGTTATAACATTTTGTAAAAACTTTTGTTTGATGTTGTTTAAGTCACTCATAGTAAGTGTTTTAGAGCCGGCATCAATCAAAGAGGGATCTACATTATTAAAGTCTGCAAAGTAAAATAGAACGATGTTAATTATTGAAATTAATACAAGAACTAGTAAAAATGCAAAGTAACTTCAAACTCAAAATCTAAATGTCGATTTTTCGAAAGATCATAATTTTTCAGTTGTACCTTGTTTAAGGTAATCACTCTTTTTTAACATTTTATTCCTTTCTATATTTCATAATTTGTTTAAATTATAGCTTATTATTTTCTTTTAATTGTTCAAAATTGTAGTCACTAATATTGAATTGAATTGGCGGATTGCTATATAAAATAATATGTTTTTCTGTTATAGGGTGAATAAATTCTAATTTATATGCATGAAGTCTTTGATTAAAATCATCTACAGCATTTCCATAAACTGGATCTCCATAAACTGGATTTTTGATATAAGCTAAATGTACTCTTATTTGGTGAGTTCTCCCAGTTTCAAGTTCACACTTGACAAGTGATAATGGCTTATTTTCATAATAAAAAGTTTTTAATAGCTCAATATGAGTTATGGCCTCTTTTGAATTAACTGATGTTACAGTCATTTGTTGTCTATTTTTCGGATCTCGCCCTATTGGTAGATTTAATTTTATTTTACTTGAACTAAGGACACCTTCGCAAATTGCAACATAAGAACGTTTAATATTATGTTGTTTGAATTCATCAGTCAAAATTTTGTGAATCTCATTATTTTTAGCAATCATTAATAAACCAGAAGTATCCTTGTCAATTCTATGAACAATACCCGGTCTTAATAGTCCATTTTCATTAGATAAATTATTTTTAAAATGGTATAAAAGACCATTCACAAGAGTGTCATTTGTGTGACCTGGAGCTGGATGAACAACTAAATCGCTTGGTTTGTCTATTACCAATAAATCATCATCTTCATAAACAACATTAATTTCCATTTTTTTTGGCTTAACATCGGTTTCTTTATCTAATAATCTAACTATTTCTATTATTTGACCTTCTCTAACAATATATTTAGGCTTTATAACATTTGTTCCATTAACAAAAACTGCTCTTTGTTCGATTAAAGACTTAATATCATTTCTTGAAATTTCAGTATTATTGCTGATGTATTTGTCAATTCTTTCTTTGTAAGTTACTTCTAATTTAATCATATTGATTATTATACATAATAACTTTTTTTAATAATATGAATTCAAAACTTTTCTTATTCATTTTTTCACAACTAAATTGCAAA from Mycoplasma anserisalpingitidis includes these protein-coding regions:
- a CDS encoding RluA family pseudouridine synthase; translated protein: MIKLEVTYKERIDKYISNNTEISRNDIKSLIEQRAVFVNGTNVIKPKYIVREGQIIEIVRLLDKETDVKPKKMEINVVYEDDDLLVIDKPSDLVVHPAPGHTNDTLVNGLLYHFKNNLSNENGLLRPGIVHRIDKDTSGLLMIAKNNEIHKILTDEFKQHNIKRSYVAICEGVLSSSKIKLNLPIGRDPKNRQQMTVTSVNSKEAITHIELLKTFYYENKPLSLVKCELETGRTHQIRVHLAYIKNPVYGDPVYGNAVDDFNQRLHAYKLEFIHPITEKHIILYSNPPIQFNISDYNFEQLKENNKL
- the rpsL gene encoding 30S ribosomal protein S12 — encoded protein: MPTINQLVTNGRESKIKKQNAPALSVTYNTLIKKAKKMASPFKRGVCTRVATMTPKKPNSALRKYARVKLSNGMEVTAYIPGEGHNLQEHSVVLIRGGRVKDLPGVRYHIVRGTQDAAGVNKRMQGRSLYGTKKPKA
- the fusA gene encoding elongation factor G, which produces MAREFDLKDYRNIGIMAHIDAGKTTTTERILFHTGKIHKIGETHDGASQMDWMAQEQERGITITSAATTAFWKGKRINIIDTPGHVDFTVEVERSLRVLDGAVAVLDAQSGVEPQTETVWRQATNYKVPRIVYVNKMDKAGADFAAAVKSVKTRLGGNAVAIQWPIGQEADFKGMVDLVTRRAFTYNGEAVEEEFEIEIPEELKDIVEIKRQELLEAVANYDEDLMMLVLDGAEVDEVTFKEAIRKATLTSEFFPAVCGTSFKNKGVKKMIDAVVDYLPSPIDIPAIKAEYEDKQVNVESTDDGEFAALAFKVMTDPYVGTLTFFRVYRGVLSKGTYVYNSTKGEKERIGRILQMHANSRVEIDECRAGDIAAAVGLKFTTTGDTLLSEKSEKLVLEKMVFPEPVISQALEPESKAATEKLSLGLQKLAAEDPTFRTYTDEETGQTIIAGMGELHLDIIVDRLKREFGVQAKVGAPQVSYRETITKTAEVEGKHIKQSGGKGQYGHVWLKFEPNPDGGFEFVDKIVGGKIPKEYIKPIQKGLEEKMAAGILAGYPMIDIKATLFDGSYHDVDSSEMAYKIAASKALTKAKDAIGTVLLEPIMDVSVVVPSDYIGDVIGDLSRRRGLVNDQEQRNDGATIVKAAVPLSEMFGYSTDLRSMTSGRGTYQMQFDHYEKTPKNISDEIIKRRNIQSKDED
- the rpsG gene encoding 30S ribosomal protein S7; amino-acid sequence: MSRKKSAPIREVLADPVFNSVLITKLINTIMLDGKKSIAQDILYSAFEIVKEKTQKDPMEVFLAAVENITPQLEIRTRRIGGTNYQVPTEVSPRRKQTLSLRWLVQYARLRNEKTMDVRLANEIIDASNKTGGAIKKREDTHKMAEANRAFAHFRW